In Sander lucioperca isolate FBNREF2018 chromosome 12, SLUC_FBN_1.2, whole genome shotgun sequence, one DNA window encodes the following:
- the LOC116035372 gene encoding CMRF35-like molecule 9 yields the protein MNVCQSLICFFFLTLQDGNIGLINAEIIKSTGTEGGNITVRCSFTFSGKRRIFCKDECKEGEILIETEEDTAQRGRYSIRYDGGIFPLFETVLYVSIRNLTHSDSGRYRCGLDRSFFPSSYQEIEIRVTDAPTSPLRPSSPSVPTASTLMTSQSLSSTPSSASTLMTSQSLSSTPSSASPEASKQPRQKHTSTLLYVGLTLVVFFIMLSVALLIFCRMRARKPKEPPLETEYSNVTKANRVYEEIREDRQSTSPPVEVSTVYTYAKYTKPDGVETTEEYSLVTAPTSQKKTEDDRSDLTYSELDVPNGTAASLHSAPCGDADNVVYSVPRVEASSAGSHAQDASPPLYSTVTLHQL from the exons ATGAACGTCTGTCAGTCTCTGAtctgcttcttcttcctca CACTGCAGGATGGAAACATTGGTCTCATCAATGCAGAAATCATCAAGAGTACAGGAACTGAAGGAGGAAACATCACAGTTAGATGCTCCTTCACTTTCTCTGGAAAGAGGAGGATCTTCTGTAAGGATGAATGTAAAGAAGGAGAAATTCTCATTGAGACAGAAGAGGACACAGCTCAGAGAGGCAGATACAGCATCAGATATGATGGAGGAATTTTTCCATTGTTTGAGACAGTTCTGTATGTGAGCATCAGAAACCTAACTCATTCTGACTCAGGACGGTACAGATGTGGTTTGGACAGATCTTTCTTCCCATCATCATACCAGGAGATTGAGATCCGAGTTACAGATG CTCCAACCTCTCCTCTCAGACCTTCTTCACCATCAGTCCCAACAGCCTCCACACTGATGACATCACAGAGTTTAAGCTCCACACCTTCATCAGCCTCCACACTGATGACATCACAGAGTTTAAGCTCCACACCTTCATCAGCCTCCCCTGAAGCCAGTAAGCAGCCtcgacagaaacacacaagtaCTCTGCTGTATGTGGGTCTGACTCTGGTCGTCTTCTTCATCATGTTATCAGTAGCTTTGCTGATTTTCTGCAGGATGAGAGCCAGGAAACCCAAAG AACCTCCTCTGGAAACTGAGTACTCTAATGTCACAAAG GCCAACAGAGTGTATGAGGAGAtcagagaggacagacagagcACATCTCCTCCTGTAGAAGTGTCTACAGTTTACACTTACGCCAAATACACCAAACCAGATGGAGTGGAAACCACAGAGGAGTACAGCTTAGTCACTGCACCCACTTCTCAGAAGAAA ACTGAAGACGACCGGAGTGACCTCACCTACTCTGAGCTGGATGTTCCCAACGGTACAGCTGCCTCGCTGCACAGCGCCCCCTGTGGTGACGCAGATAACGTGGTCTACTCTGTTCCTCGGGTAGAAGCCAGCTCGGCCGGCAGCCACGCCCAAGACGCTTCACCTCCTCTGTACTCTACTGTTACTTTACATCAGCTGTAG